The DNA segment AGGCGGCCGACCTGCATTCCTCGACCATCAACCAGATGGCCATCTGCCATGTGGCCGAGCGTGGTTTTGACGCGCAGGTCAACAAGATCCGCGCCGTCTACAGCAAGCGGCGCGACGCCATGCTGGCCGCACTCGGAAAATACATGCCGAATGGCGTCAGCTGGACGGTGCCCGAAGGCGGCATGTTCGTCTGGCTGACCCTACCGGCGGGCATGGACGGCGCCGACCTTCTCGCCAAATCGCTGGTCACGGCCAAGGTCGCCTTCGTTCCCGGCAAGGCCTTCTTCGCCGACGGCTCCGGCGCCAACACGCTGCGCGTCAGCTTTTCCTGCGCCGACGAGGCCATGATCGAAGAGGGCATCTCCCGCCTCGGCCGCCTGATCGGCGAAGAGGCGGCAGCGATTGCTGCATAGTCCCGCTCAATCAGAGCGTTGATATTGGGGCATCGCTGAGCACGTTGCCCCAATATTTGGTATTTGAGCTGCTTCTGGAAGCGGCTCGCTTCTACATGCTGGGTTCGATCCCCCACAGTCGGTCGCGCACCGCATAATCGGACAAAATTGCATCATTCAGCAGGTTCAGCCCCATTTGCCCGGCCAGTGTCGTTTGACCGGACAAAAGAGAAACGCCAAGGGCCGCTTTTCGGCCAGGAAGGGTGTAGCCGAGCGCCTCCAGCAGCGTTGGATAGGTATCGACCATGGTTGCTGCGGTTGCGTTGAGCTGGGGCGCAAGCCCATCCTTCAGGAGGATGAATGTGTTTTTCCGGTCTTTGCTTTTCAATTGCCGGTAGATTTCGTTGCGCATGGCGAGATGATCACTCTGAACAACGACGACTGTGTTCTTCAGAAGACCTGTCTTGCCCAATTTGTCGATGAAGGCCTCAGCAAGTTTGTTGGTGCAATAGTAGGCTTGCAACGTTTTGTTTGGCAGCGCCATGACATCGGGATCGGCAAGACAGCTGCGCGAGATGTAACCCGCAGGGCTATGTCCGCCAATGGTGGTCATCGTCACACCAAAGGGTTTTTTCAAGCCGGACAGGGCGGTGATTTCCTTGAAGGCGGCATCGAACAGATCCTCGTCGTCGATACCCCACGGATTGATGGGCACTCCCAGTGCGTTGACACGTGTAGGGTAGTTTGCACCGATCTGTTCGTAGCCAATTCCCTTTTGATAGCTATGCGCGCTTACGAATCCGTCAGTTCCGGCAAATTCCAGCTTTGCGCCTTTCATAAACGTCAGATTATAGCCGTCACGGACCAGAATATCGCTGAGGCACACTGCTTTTGGAAGCAGGGCATCGACGTTGCCAAAGTCATTGCGGTCGATCGCGCCCAAGCCCAGCAATGGTGTTCCGCAGTTGCTGGCAACGTGGCCCGCGAGTGTCCAATTGGTCATTTCCGATTCGGCGATGCCGGTTGCCGAGAAACCCCGGTTTTCCAGACGTTTCAAAGGCGATGCCGCTTTTCCAAACAGGCTTTCGTCCCAAAGGGTCCGCTCTGTGCTTTCGAGATAGATTTGGATCAGATTGGGTTGCTGGCCTTGCGGCGTTGTTGCCAAGGAAGCATCGCTGAAATGGTCCATGAGGTTGGCTTGATCGGAAGCATTGGCGCGCATGACATGATCGCCAATTCCGAGCGTAAACGGATTAAGCAAGAGGCAAGGAACGGTCAGCCAACTGCCGAGGGTCTGCATCCTGTGATGACCACGCGCGGCCTGCCGCCAGCATACAAACACCAAGATGAACGGCAGCAATTCCAGCGCTATCTGAAACGCCACAGAACTCACAACACCGTTTGATTCCATGTCGTATTGAAAATGGAACAGGATCGGAGCAAGGGAGAAATAGCCGAAAATCCGCACGAAGACATACCAGATCATCAGCATCGATAGCGGGATCAAAGGAAGCCACCAGCCGCTGGTTGGGCGTCCGTTGGACAGCTTCCTGCCAAAACCGGCGGCGATCAGGATGAGGAACAGAAGCGGAAATCCATAAAGGATCAGTTTTTTGTCCTCGTCCATTGTTTTCACGGCAATGTTAAGGACCGCGATTGTGAATATCGCCGCCCAGATCATCCAATAAGGACGTGTCGGTTCCGACCGGTCGGCCTTCCAAAATTTCCACATTTTGTAGTTTTCCGCAATCTATCGTAGTGATAGTGTTGCGGGAATTTACGGATGAAGTACTAACGGCAGGTTGAAATCTCAACCGGGACGATTGCTTTCACGAAACGCATTGAAAAAACTCAATCGAATGTCCCTGCGGTTCCATTGGTCTGATGCAAGTGAATTGTTGCCGTGGCAGCGCAAGCCGCCGGTAAAGTCAGCCAGCCGCTTAATCTTCCTCTGAAAGGCAGGCGAGAGCAGCCTCGTAGATGATGTCGGGCAGGATTTCGAATGTGTAGGGCATGTGGAGGCGCTCCCATTTCTGGTGGTAGTCGCGGCCCCAAGGGCCGATATTGACAACGGGATAGGACAGAAGTCCGTCCGGTGCCTGGTCGACGAAGGCCGAGCAGGGGGTGTTGTCTGAAAGAAGCTGTGTCTGTCCGGCGGCTGGCCTATGTCCGAAGAAGCTCATGTCGGAAATGCCGGCGAAGAACTGTTTGGGCTTGATGCTTGTCTTGTGCCGTTTCGCGCATGCCGTGGCGGCCCCCATGATGGCGTTTTCGAATGTTCTGCCGTGTTCTGCGGCGCTGTCCAGATGCACGCGCGGATAGTGCAGCGTCGAGAAACCGATGATCACCAGCGGGCCTTCGAGGCCGGCTTCGGCGAGCGTTGCCGCAACGATCTGGCGGGTGATCGATAGCGGGTCTTCGCCGTTTGCCAGGGATTGATCGAGCGCCTTCAGGCGGGCAACTGCCGCCTCTCCGCCATGCGATAGGGCAAGTTGGTAGAGCTCGGCATAGGTGAGGACCTGTCCCTCATGGGATTCTGCGCGGCCCGAGCCCTGGCGCTCGAAGAAGGCTTTTGCGTTGCGTGCCTGCGCGTCGAGCGCCGTGCGCAAGGCTGCGGTGGCAAGGGCGTGGAACGCGGTCAGAACATCGTCCGGCGTGCGCTGATGCGTCAGCCAGTTGAACGACAGCCAGACATGCGCTGGGGTCGTCACCTCGTAGCCGTGGCGGACGTCTTTGGCTTCGAGGCAGACCGGGGCGGGGGAGATCTCGCCATGGGCTTCGTCGCAGAGGGCGCTGTTCGTCTCCATCGCTCGCATGATTTCGGCACCGATCAGATGAGCGCTGACGCCGTCGAAGGCATAGCCGGCATGGGTGGGACGGCCGGCGACGAAGGCAAACGGCGAAAACTTGCCGACCGATCCGAGATAGACGGCGCGGCCTTCTTCGCCGTCGCCATCATCGCCGCTGGCGTCGAGATTGATGCCGCCGATGATGTCGAGATCGAATTTTTGCGCAATCGCGGGCAGGGCGTCGCGCAGGGACCGCATGCCGCGCGACCGGTTTTCCTCATCCGGCGTTGCGACGAACAGCAGATTGCCGGGCGGTTCGTCCAGCCCGGCAAAGCGCTCCAAGGCAGCAATGCCGGCGGCCAGGCCGCTCTTCATATCGAGCAGGCCCCGGCCGGCCAGGAAATTGCCGGTCAGCAAATCGGCCAGCGCCTTGTCTTCGGCCGGATTGCGGGTCTTCGCCGTGAGCTCGTCGATCAGGGCTGCGGTGAGGGCTTCCGGTTCGCAGGCAAGCGAGACCAGGGAGCTGTAATTGGCAATCGACACCGTGTCGAAATGCCCGGCGAGAACCAGACACCGGCGGCCCTTGCCGCGCACCAGCGCCAGCACATTCTGCCGGGCCGGCGTTCCGTGGCTGTCGATGGCCAGAAGGTTTTCCGGATGCTTCTGGAAATAGGGTCTAGCGCCGAGCAGGTCCATCAGGCAGCTTGAAAATGCGGCTTCGCCATCGCTTTCCGTGACACTCGGCCAGCGCGTCATTTCAATCGAAAGCGCGCCGGCACGGGACAGGGAGTTGCGAAGGGATGGTCGGTCGGCAGACGGCATTTCGGTCTATCCTCTAACTTTTCGAATGGCCTCATGGGATCAGGCCTATGAACTCTACCGAGCGGCTTCTTGAAGCGAAATGGCAATTTTATGGAAATATGCTTGATATTTTTGGCGAAATGACAGGGTATGCTGGCATAATGACACGAGGCGTACAATCTAAGGCATGACGTCATGGACAATACCGACCGCCGCCTGCTGGCAATCTTGAGAACCGATGGCCGCGCCTCGATCTCGAAACTGGCGGAACTGTTGAAAATATCGCGCGGTACGGTGCAAAACCGGATCGACCGGCTCACCGCCGATGGGGTCATTGCCGGCTTTACCGTGCGCATTGCAGCGGCCGAAGACCCGCACGCCGTCCGCGCCGTCATGCTGATCGAGATTACCGGTCAGAAAACCATATCGGTGGTCAAGGTGCTGCGCGGCATCCCGGAAATCCGGGCGCTGCACACGACCAACGGCGCCTGGGATCTGGTGGCCGAAATCGAAACCGAAAATCTGTCCGAATTCGACCGTGTCCTGCGTCATGTCCGGGCTCTGGACGGGGTCTCCAAATCGGAGACCAGCCTGTTGCTGACAACGATTTGAGAAGGCCTGTGCCTATACATGCGGTCCAAGCAGGGACAGATCAGCCTCTCCAAGCCGGTCCTTGGCCGTGCGGACCTGGTGCCAGTAGGGGTAGAGGATCGGCGGGGCGCTGACATCGTCGAGGCGCTGGCGTTCGTCTTCGGTGAGGATCAGCTCGGCGCTGGCGAGATTGTCCTGGAACTGGGCTTCCGTACGGCCGCCGATGATGACGGAGGTGACGGCCTTGCGGCCGATCAGCCAGGCGAGCGCAACCTGCGCGCCGGAAACATTGCGGCTTTCGGCGATCTCGACGAGGACATCGACGATATTCCACAACCGGTCCTCGTCGCGGATCGGCGGTTCGTCCCATCCGGCCAGCTGCCGCGAGCCTTCCGCCGTCTTGTTGCGGCGGTGCTTGCCGGAGAGCAGGCCGCCGGCAAGCGGGCTCCACACGAGCACACCGAGCCCCTGATCGATGGAGACCGGCAAAAGCTCGTATTCGGCTTCTCGGGCTTCGAGCGTGTAATGGATCTGCTGGCTGACGAAACGCTGGCGATGGTCAGCCGCGCTGACGCCGAGCGCCTTCATGATATGCCAGCCGGAAAAATTGGAGCAGCCGATATAGCGCACCTTGCCCTGGCGCACGAGCATATCAAGCGCTTCCATGGTTTCTTCCAGCGGTGTGAGACCATCCCATTCGTGCAACTGGTAAAGGTCGATGACATCGGTCTTCAGCCGCTTCAGGCTCGCCTCGCAGGCGCGCACCAGATGATGGCGCGACGATCCGGCATCGTTTGGCCCTTCGCCCATCGGGAAACGGGCCTTGGTTGCAAGCAGCACGCCATCACGGCGCTTGCCGATGATCTCACCGACGATCTCTTCGGAGACACCCTGCGAATAGACATCCGCCGTATCGATCAGGTTGACTCCGGCATCCAGAGACATATCGACGAGCTTGCGGGCTTCCGCAACGCCGAGGTCGCCGACGGTCTTGGCCCAGCCCTTGCCGCCAAAGGTCATGGTGCCGACGGTCAGTGCCGAAACCTTGAGGCCGGAGCGGCCGAGAAGACGATAGTCCATGATGATGTCCCGATCTGTTTGACATGCAAAGCCCAGGCTAAGCTAGTCGCAGTCCTGCGAAATGGAAGAGGTGGGCTGTTGACCACCCCCTGATTTCCCCGTCGCTGTTCAGTCCTTCGCCAGCACGATCACGCGGTCGGCGGCGTTGTATTGCAGCTTTGCCGACTTTGCCGGATTGACCGTGACGCCGCCGAGGCGGCGCTGGTCGGCGTCCTCGTCCCGCTGGCGGCGGTAGCCGATCGCCACTTCGCCGCGCCGCAGGGCTGCGAGGCAGATCGTGTAGAAGGTGACGGGTTCGCTGATCGTGACGTAATCGCTGACCGGACGCATGTAGATTTCCGATCCGTCCTCATCGAGCAACTCGTCGAAGATCGCGGCCATGCGCTCGTTTTCCGACGCCTGCGCCAGCATCAGGCTGACCAGCTTGTTGCTGACGACGAAATCGTCGGCGCGGGTGACCTCGGCCAGCTCGCGGTTGCGCACATCCGTCATCTCGCTGACGACGCTGATGTGGCGGCCGGCATGTTCTGCGATCTTGCGCAGCTGCAGGAGGGTGACCAGCGTTCGGGTGTCGGCCGGCTGCGGGGTCATATGGTCGCTATAGCCCAGCACCAGGACGTGGTCGTAGCTGGGGATATCCAGCGCATTGAGTTCGGCGCGGTTGCTGGTATCGACGATGCGGTAATCGACAGCCATATTGCCGTTGGCGACCTTCAGGGCCGCGATATCGTCTTCGAGTTCGGGCGTATCGGCTGCAATCGTCAGCAGGGAGCCCGGTGCGACGTATCGCGACAGTTCGAAGGTGATGATCGGCCCGCGCCGGTTCCAGCCGAGCAGGAGAGTGCGCTCCGGCCCTTGCTTTCGTGCTTCCGGTGCCAGGATGGCGTCTTTCTCGATATGGATGTCGCTGCCGCCGGAATTGATGGCGGCATCGTCCTCGGCGATGATGACGGCGCGTTCGCCCGGCTTGAAGATGCGGCCGGGCGGCGGGTTGAGATGAACCTTGCCGTCCGCATCGCAGAGGCCGATCAGCGTCGATGTCTCATAGGCCATGACGGCGGCGGCAAAGCTCTTGCCGGTGATGTAGGGCTGTTCCAACGTATAGATTTCGCAGCCGTCGAAATCGAGCAGCTCGGAATAGACGGCGCTCAAGCCGGACTGGCGGCTGGAATGCACGACGATGCGGGAAATCAGGTCGTCGGCCAAAATGAGCTGAAGCTCGTTGCCGCCGACGATGCGGGCCACTTCGGCGTTCTTGCTGTTTCGGATTTCTGCGGCGATCTGGTAGGGCTTGGCGCGGCGGCCGGGGGCGTTGACCAGTGCCAGCACGCTCTTGATCACCTGCGAATCCGGATCGTCGCCTTCGGGCGACAGAACGATGACGGAGCGCGAGGTTTCCGGATTGACGATATTGAGGTCGTAGAGGTCGGTCGGATCGCCGCTGCGGCAGATGATCCTGGTATTCTTGAGGTCAGCCACCTTGGTGGCGATCTCGTCCTCCATCTCCACCTTGTCCTTGCTCGCCATGATGACGATGCGCGGCTTCTTGCGGCTGCTATTGGCGATCACCAGTTCCGAAATCACGTCGAAGATCGAGGGCGACCAGTTGAGAATGATCGTGTGGTCGTTTTCCAAGACCTGCGAACGGCCCTTGCGCAACTCGTCCAGCTTGTTTTCAAGGCCTGAGCTCAAGACGCCGATCAGGGCCGAGAAGACGAAGATGCCGGCAATCGTGACGAATAGCGAAACGCCGCGAAAGCTCCAGCCGAGATCGCCGCCCATCGTTCCGGCATCCATGGTGCGCATCAGCGATTCCCAGGCGCCTTCGATGAAGCTCACCGGCTGGCCGCCCTCCGGGGCGATCTGGGTCAGTGCCAGGAACGCGCCGGCGATGATGATGACGATCAGCGAGATGATCGCCAGCCAGCCGATCAGCGCGATCGATCCCGCCGCCATGCTCTTGTCGAACTCATAGCGCAGCCGCGCGCCCCATGACGTTGTCTTGCTCATCGATGTCCCCTTGGCCCCGCCACATGCGCCCGGACCGGATTGCAGATATTTCTAATATATTCAACAGGTTTAGGCGGCTGAGCGGCAATCCACCCAGTAATGTTCATCGGATTATCCGGCTATCTATCCATAAGACGCTTGTGGCGGGCTGTTTATTCGCCGCCGGTTGCGCAGGCAGTGTCACATGCCTGTCAAGTGCCGCCACTATCCATCACTCCATCTGTTCACTTGGGATGAAGACCGATGAAGACGTTGCTTGGTGCGTTCACCGCACTTGTTGCCGCCAGCCTGATCGCCGTTTCGGCGCATGCCGAAAACCTGGTGCTCTACACCAGCCAGCCTAACGAGGACGCGCAGGCCACCGTCGATGCCTTCAAGGCCGCCAATCCGGGCGTGGATGTTGAGTGGGTACGCGATGGCACGACCAAGATCATGGCCAAGCTGATGGCCGAGATCGAGGCGGGGAACCCGGTTGCCGACGTGCTTTTGATTGCCGATACCGTGACGCTGCAGCGGATGAAGGAAGCAGGCCAGCTCCTGAACTACACGTCGCCGGAGGCTGCCAACTACGATGCGGCGCTCTATGATGTTGATGGCGCCTATTACTCGACCAAGATGATCACCACCGGCATCATCTACAATACGGCGGCATCGCTGAAGCCGGCCGGCTGGAAGGATCTGACCGAGCCGGAAGCCAAGGGTCTGGTGACGATGCCGAGCCCGCTGACCTCTGGCGCTGCGCTGATCCATGCCCAGACGCTGACCGGCATCGACGGTTTTGGCTGGGACTACTACAAGGCACTGGCCGAAAACGGCGCCACGGCCGCAGGCGGCAATGGCGGCGTGCTGAAGGCTGTTGCCACCGGCGAGAAGGCCTATGGCATGGTGGTCGATTTCATGGCGGTCCGCGAAAAAGCCAAGGGCGCACCGGTCGAGTTCGTGTTTCCGGCGGAAGGCGTCAGTGCCGTGACCGAGCCGGTGGCAATCCTCAAGACCGCCAGGAATGTCGATACGGCCAAGAAGTTCGTCGATTTCCTCCTGTCCGAACCGGGCCAGCAGGTTTCCGTCAAGCTCGGCTATATTCCGGCCCGCAATGGCGCCGCTCTTCCGGAAGGCTTTCCGGCGCGCGACAGTATCAAGGTTCTGCCAATCGATGCCGCCGCAGCCGTGAAGAACTCGGAAGGCGACCTGAAGACCTTCTCCGGCATCTTCGGCACCAACTGATCGGTTCCCATGCCCAGACGATCTGCCAATCGAAGCAGCCAGCCCTCCTGGCTGCTTCCTTTCGTTGTTATCACCGTGTGCCTGCTGAGCGGACTGCCGCTGGCACGGCTGCTCTATGCCGGATTGCGTTTCTCCCTTGAGGGGAAAGCCACCGGCCTGTTTTCGGAACCCTCCGCTTGGTTTGCCATCCGCAACACGCTGATGACTGCGACTGGCGGCATGGTGATTTCCGTTGTGCTCGGCGCGAGTTTTGCCTTCGTCGTGACACTCACCGATATCCGCGCAAAAGGCTTTTTCAGCTTCGCCTTCGTGCTGCCGATGATGATCCCGCCGCAGGTGACGGCGCTGGCCTGGGTGCAGATGTCCGGGCCGGCCAGCCCGCTGTTGAAGACGCTCGGCATTGCGCCGCCGCTGGGCAGTCCACAGCCGCTCTATTCGCTGGGCGGGATCATGCTGCTCCTGGGCGTGCAGCATGCGCCACTGGTGTTTCTGGCGCTCAAGGCAGGGCTTGCAGCCTTGCCGCGCGACGGTGTCGAGGCTGCGCGTCTTTCCGGTGCCGCGCCGATGCGGGTATTTCGCGACATCATCTTTCCGCTGGCCGTGCCCGGCCTGATCGCCGGGGCGGCGATTGCCTTCGTATCGTGCGTCGGCAATTTCGGCATTCCCGCGATCCTTGGAATTCCTGCATCGATCTTCGTACTCCCGACGCTGGTCTACAGCCGCCTTTCGAGTTTTGGCGCGGGCACATTTGCCGAGATGGCGCAGCTTTCGATGGTGATCGCCGTCATTGCCGCGCTCGGTCTGGTGATCCAGCAGCGGGCCTTGCGGGGCAGGGATTACCGAATCATCGGACTGTCGGGCCAGAGTGCGGCCTTCGCGCTCGGTCCGTTGCGTTCAATCGCGGAGGCTGGGTTTTCACTGGTGCTGTTCTTCGTCCTTGCCGCACCGCTCGCCGCTCTCGTCGCCAGCTCGCTGGTCCCCGCCTATGGCGTGCCGCTCAATATCCAGACCATGTCGCTGCATGCCTATAGCGAGATCCTGTTTCGCCAGTCCGTGACGCTGACGGCGTTTGCCAATTCGCTGTTTCTGGCCGGGACCACGGCCTGCGGGCTGTTGCTGGTCACGGTGCTCACCGCCTATCTGCTTGCCCGCCGCCCCGGAAAACTGGCCGATCTTATGACCGGCCTGATCGAAATTCCCTATGCGCTTCCCGGCATCGTGCTGGCCGTGGCGTTCATCCTGATGTTTGCTGCGCCGTTGCCGCTCGTCAACGTCTCGATCTACGGCACGATCTGGATCATCCTGATTGCTTATTTCTCCAGCTTCTTTGCCGTCAGCCTCAAGCCCGTGGCCAGCGCCTTCCTGCAGCTCGATCCGTCACTCGAAGAGGCCGCCCGGCTTTCCGGCGCAGGCTTTGGCCGGCGCATGCGCGACATTCTCGTTCCGCTCATTGCCCCTGCGGCGGGCGCTTCCGTCATTCTCGTCTTTCTTATTGCCTGCAGCGAGTTGACGGTGTCGGCGCTGCTCTGGTCGGCGGGGACGCAAACGCTCGGCGTGGCGATCTTTAATCTCGACGACAGCGGCAGTTCCGATCTGGCCTCGGCGCTCTCCGTTCTCGTCGTCATCATGGTGGTCATCCTGATGCTCGCTCTGGAAATGCTGGCGAAACACCTTCCAAGAGGCGTACTGCCATGGCGCAACTGATCCTCAATCACCTCAGCAAGGATTTCGGCACCGGCCGGGCTGCGGTCTCCGATGTGTCGCTCACCGTGCGCGAAGGCGGCTTTCTGGCTCTGCTTGGCCCTTCCGGTTGCGGCAAGACGACGGTGCTGCGCATGATCGCCGGTTTCGAACAGCCGAGCGACGGGTCGATCGTGCTGGGCGAGCGGACCCTGGCCGATGCCAGCGGCGCGCTGCCGCCGGAAAAACGCAACATGGCGATGGTGTTTCAATCCTATGCGCTGTGGCCGCATATGACCGTGGCTGAGAATGTCGGTTATCCGCTGAAAGTGCGTGGCATCACCGGCGCCGCATGGCAGGCGCGCGTCAAGGAGGCACTGTCGGTTGTGCGGCTGGAGGATTTCGCCGGGCGGCGTCCGGCCGATCTGTCCGGCGGTCAAAGACAGCGCGTGGCGCTTGCCCGCTGCCTTGTTACCGCGCCGGACGTGGTGCTGCTCGACGAACCACTGGCCAATCTCGACCGCCACCTGAAGGCTGCAATGGAAGAAACCTTTCGCGAGTTCCATGCCCGGTCCGGCGCGACGATGATCTACGTGACCCACGACCAGGGCGAGGCGATGGCGCTGGCGACCGACATTGCCATCATGTCCGAAGGGCGGTTGATACAAGTTGCCTCGCCGCAGGAGATCTATGCCCGGCCGGAAGGCCGGGTGGTCGGCGGGCTGGTCGGGCAGGGTGCCATTCTGGATCTCGCACTGCCGGAGCACGGCCCGCGTCTCCTGTCATGGCCAACGATCGAAACAGCTTTCCGCCAGACGTCGGCCCCAGGCCGCGCCGTGCTGGTGCGCCCCGAACATGTGGTAGCGGACCCGGCCGGGATTTTGCTGCAGGTGATAGCCTGCGTCTTCGAGGGCGAGCGCTTTGCCCTGTCGCTTCGCACGGCCGGCGGGCAGGGCCTCAGGGCCTATGCCACGCATCCGATGGATTGCGGCGTCCTGCAGCCATTCGTGATCCGGCAGGCATGGCTTTTGTGATCAATCAGTTGGCGCCGGAACATTGCCAGCGGATCACCCGGCAGCTGTCGGAATGATTGGAGCAGGCGGCAAGTGCTGCGCGTTGCGCCCGCCGGCTTCCCGGCGCCCAGTCGGAACCCCAGCCACCGTCTGCCCCGCGCGCCACCGCTCCGCAGCCATTCTTGAACCAGATCGCAACCCGGCAATCGCGGGCATTCCGGTCGCAATGCGACTGCGCCACCTCTTCGGCCTCCAAGCGCGAGGAATAGTCATACGACCAGCCGGTTGCGCCTGTTTTCGGCGAAAGCGAGATCGCGCCGAAACTGTCGGCGTGGGCCGTTGCCGCGCCAAGGCCAAGGAAGGCCAGGGCCGATATCACCGCCGTGGCCGTGCGTTTCCAGTTTGACATGTCCATTCCTCTCATGGGGCCGTGCATCCCGCCGGCCCATCTTGCAAGTGGGAAACGGCCTGTCAGGATCAATTATTCGCTCCCTGCGGATCACCCCAAAAATGGCCCCGGTGCAGCCCATCATCCGGCCGGATTGGCAGACGGAGAAAGGCCTTCGCCTTTTGCGGTTGATTGGCTAAAGTCGCCGCGATTGCATCCGGAAACTGCTGATGACCCTTCGCCTTGCCACCTTCAATATCGAGAACCTGATGAGCCGGTTCGATTTTTCCGGCTTTCGCAACAACCTCAAGCAGGATCGCGTTCTCAGGCTCTTCGACGTCAAGAACGAGGCGGAATACCAGCGGCTGGAGGAAGCCCGCACCATCGCTTATACCGATGACACGCGGCAGATGTCGGCGCTCGCCATTGCCGATTGCGACGCCGATATCCTCTGCCTGCAGGAAGCCGACAATATGGCGGCGTTGCAGGCTTTCGAATACGGCTATCTCTTCCGCATGGTCGGCAATGGCTACCGCCAGAAATATCTGATCGAGGGCAATGACAGCCGGGGGATCGATGTCGCGGTTCTCGTGCGCGAGGAGACCCGCGACGGCCAGAAGATCGAATGCGTCGATGTCAAATCGCATGCCGGTGTCACTTACGCCGATTTCAACCTGTTCAACGATGCCCTGGCACTCACCAATGTGCCCGGCGACCGCATTTTCAAGCGCGATTGCCTGGAGCTGGATTTTCGCATCGGCGGCCGGCCGTTCACGCTGTTTGTCGTGCATTTCAAGTCGATGGGCCCGGCGCGCGACGGGCTGGATGGACGCACGGCCACCATGCCGGTGCGCGCTGCCGAGGTGGCTGCGGTCCGCCGCATCGTCGAAAACAGGTTTGGCGCCGATCATCTGAACGGCAAGATGTTCGCGATCTGCGGCGACATGAACGATTATCAAGAGCGTGTCGATGTGCTCGGCGACCGGCGCACCGGCTATCGTTTCGAGCCGCGCCAGGAGACCGAAAGCGCGCTGGATGTGTTCAGCCATGACGGCTTTGTGGAAAACGTCATGCGCCGGCGCCCGGAACTCGACCGCTGGACGCTGTTTCACAGCCGCGGGCCGCAGGAGCGGCATCTTTGCCAGCTCGACTATATCTGGCTCTCCAGGGCGCTTGCCGAGCGCAATCCCGCGAGCGTGCCCGAGATCATCCGCGGCGGCCAGCCCTACCGGACGATCTTTCCGAAGGGGCAGGAGGTCGAACGCTATCCGAGAACCGGATGGGACCGGCCGAAAGCCTCCGATCACTGCCCGGTGGTCATTTCGCTGGACATATGAACCTTTCAGAGCGGATTTTGTGAACCCATGACAAGCACGTTATCCACATGGCCCGGCGACCGGCTGATCTTTCCGGTCGATCGCATCCAAGTCGAAGTGTCGGACGCGCCGCATCCCTTCTGCCTTGCGCATGAGGCGGAAATCACTGCCAACTGGGACCGGGAGGTGGCGGCCAATCCTGCCTTGTTTGACGGCCGCATGCTGTTGATGCGGGCACTGGAGCTTGGCGGCGGCGCCTTGTCTGGAACCTGCCATATCGTTCCCTTCTCGGCGTTTCTGCTCTGGCGCAAGACCCGCCCGGCCGGGGCAGCGCTGCATCTGTTCGGCCTGCCGGTGATCGTATCTTCGGACGGTGCGGTGATCGCCATTCGCATGGGCCAGCACACCGCCAATCCGGGCCGTGTCTATTGCGCTG comes from the Pararhizobium qamdonense genome and includes:
- a CDS encoding sulfatase-like hydrolase/transferase, which gives rise to MWKFWKADRSEPTRPYWMIWAAIFTIAVLNIAVKTMDEDKKLILYGFPLLFLILIAAGFGRKLSNGRPTSGWWLPLIPLSMLMIWYVFVRIFGYFSLAPILFHFQYDMESNGVVSSVAFQIALELLPFILVFVCWRQAARGHHRMQTLGSWLTVPCLLLNPFTLGIGDHVMRANASDQANLMDHFSDASLATTPQGQQPNLIQIYLESTERTLWDESLFGKAASPLKRLENRGFSATGIAESEMTNWTLAGHVASNCGTPLLGLGAIDRNDFGNVDALLPKAVCLSDILVRDGYNLTFMKGAKLEFAGTDGFVSAHSYQKGIGYEQIGANYPTRVNALGVPINPWGIDDEDLFDAAFKEITALSGLKKPFGVTMTTIGGHSPAGYISRSCLADPDVMALPNKTLQAYYCTNKLAEAFIDKLGKTGLLKNTVVVVQSDHLAMRNEIYRQLKSKDRKNTFILLKDGLAPQLNATAATMVDTYPTLLEALGYTLPGRKAALGVSLLSGQTTLAGQMGLNLLNDAILSDYAVRDRLWGIEPSM
- a CDS encoding M20/M25/M40 family metallo-hydrolase, with protein sequence MPSADRPSLRNSLSRAGALSIEMTRWPSVTESDGEAAFSSCLMDLLGARPYFQKHPENLLAIDSHGTPARQNVLALVRGKGRRCLVLAGHFDTVSIANYSSLVSLACEPEALTAALIDELTAKTRNPAEDKALADLLTGNFLAGRGLLDMKSGLAAGIAALERFAGLDEPPGNLLFVATPDEENRSRGMRSLRDALPAIAQKFDLDIIGGINLDASGDDGDGEEGRAVYLGSVGKFSPFAFVAGRPTHAGYAFDGVSAHLIGAEIMRAMETNSALCDEAHGEISPAPVCLEAKDVRHGYEVTTPAHVWLSFNWLTHQRTPDDVLTAFHALATAALRTALDAQARNAKAFFERQGSGRAESHEGQVLTYAELYQLALSHGGEAAVARLKALDQSLANGEDPLSITRQIVAATLAEAGLEGPLVIIGFSTLHYPRVHLDSAAEHGRTFENAIMGAATACAKRHKTSIKPKQFFAGISDMSFFGHRPAAGQTQLLSDNTPCSAFVDQAPDGLLSYPVVNIGPWGRDYHQKWERLHMPYTFEILPDIIYEAALACLSEED
- a CDS encoding Lrp/AsnC family transcriptional regulator; the protein is MDNTDRRLLAILRTDGRASISKLAELLKISRGTVQNRIDRLTADGVIAGFTVRIAAAEDPHAVRAVMLIEITGQKTISVVKVLRGIPEIRALHTTNGAWDLVAEIETENLSEFDRVLRHVRALDGVSKSETSLLLTTI
- a CDS encoding aldo/keto reductase, whose translation is MDYRLLGRSGLKVSALTVGTMTFGGKGWAKTVGDLGVAEARKLVDMSLDAGVNLIDTADVYSQGVSEEIVGEIIGKRRDGVLLATKARFPMGEGPNDAGSSRHHLVRACEASLKRLKTDVIDLYQLHEWDGLTPLEETMEALDMLVRQGKVRYIGCSNFSGWHIMKALGVSAADHRQRFVSQQIHYTLEAREAEYELLPVSIDQGLGVLVWSPLAGGLLSGKHRRNKTAEGSRQLAGWDEPPIRDEDRLWNIVDVLVEIAESRNVSGAQVALAWLIGRKAVTSVIIGGRTEAQFQDNLASAELILTEDERQRLDDVSAPPILYPYWHQVRTAKDRLGEADLSLLGPHV